One window of Cellulomonas shaoxiangyii genomic DNA carries:
- the crtI gene encoding phytoene desaturase family protein, translating into MSGPVRVVVVGGGVGGLTTAALLARGGAHVTLLERHERVGGRAGTWEVDGFRFDTGPSWWFMPEVMEHTFALLGRRLSDELDLVPLDPAYRLFPEPGTEPAVEPFDVTADRDANAARFEALEPGAGDAMRRFVDEASDAYRVALDHFLYTTFERPDRALSADVLRRGGALARLLTQSLADKVAGTVQHPVLRQVLSYHAVFLGSSPYRVPALYSLMTHLDLAAGVSYPRGGVYRLVEALEKAAVEEGVDVRTGADVVAIDVEDAPRSLRHPRRTGRARGVHLADGTFVPADVVVSGADRHHTETALLDARHADLPDAAWGARGPGISALLVMAGVRGELPELRHHSLFFTRDWPANFEAILGTGRSTPADGLRVPDVASVYVSRTTATDPTAAPPGHENVFLLVPFPADASIGARPGELDAHADRFLDQVGAWAGVPDLRSRVVVRRVVGPADFARDLHAWRGTALGMEHTLRQSAMFRPGVSSRHVPNLLHVGGGTMPGVGVPMVLIGAELVAKRLLGETSARPLPAPLRPGYLAAALPRGLWSDVAADRG; encoded by the coding sequence GTGAGCGGGCCCGTGCGGGTCGTCGTCGTCGGCGGCGGTGTCGGCGGGCTGACGACGGCGGCGCTGCTCGCGCGCGGCGGTGCGCACGTCACGCTCCTGGAGCGGCACGAGCGCGTGGGCGGGCGCGCGGGCACGTGGGAGGTCGACGGCTTCCGGTTCGACACCGGGCCGTCGTGGTGGTTCATGCCCGAGGTCATGGAGCACACGTTCGCCCTGCTCGGGCGGCGGCTGTCCGACGAGCTGGACCTCGTGCCCCTCGACCCGGCCTACCGGCTGTTCCCGGAGCCGGGGACGGAGCCGGCCGTCGAGCCGTTCGACGTCACGGCCGACCGGGACGCGAACGCCGCACGCTTCGAGGCGCTCGAGCCCGGCGCCGGCGACGCGATGCGGCGGTTCGTCGACGAGGCCTCCGACGCGTACCGCGTCGCGCTCGACCACTTCCTCTACACGACGTTCGAGCGGCCCGACCGGGCGCTGTCGGCCGACGTCCTGCGCCGCGGCGGCGCGCTGGCCCGGCTCCTGACGCAGTCGCTCGCCGACAAGGTCGCGGGGACCGTGCAGCACCCGGTGCTGCGGCAGGTGCTCAGCTACCACGCGGTGTTCCTCGGCTCGTCGCCGTACCGCGTGCCGGCGCTGTACAGCCTCATGACGCACCTCGACCTCGCGGCGGGCGTCTCCTACCCGCGGGGCGGGGTGTACCGGCTCGTCGAGGCGCTGGAGAAGGCGGCCGTGGAGGAGGGCGTCGACGTGCGGACGGGCGCCGACGTGGTCGCGATCGACGTCGAGGACGCGCCCCGCTCGCTCCGCCACCCCCGCCGCACGGGCCGGGCTCGGGGCGTCCACCTGGCCGACGGGACGTTCGTGCCGGCGGACGTCGTGGTGTCGGGCGCCGACCGGCACCACACCGAGACGGCGCTGCTCGACGCGCGGCACGCGGACCTGCCCGACGCGGCGTGGGGCGCCCGCGGGCCGGGCATCTCCGCGCTGCTCGTGATGGCCGGGGTGCGCGGGGAGCTGCCGGAGCTGCGCCACCACTCGCTGTTCTTCACGCGGGACTGGCCGGCGAACTTCGAGGCCATCCTCGGCACGGGCCGCTCGACACCGGCGGACGGGCTGCGCGTGCCGGACGTCGCGTCCGTCTACGTCTCGCGCACCACCGCGACCGACCCGACGGCCGCGCCGCCCGGGCACGAGAACGTCTTCCTGCTCGTCCCGTTCCCCGCGGACGCGTCGATCGGCGCCCGGCCGGGCGAGCTCGACGCGCACGCCGACCGGTTCCTCGACCAGGTGGGCGCCTGGGCGGGGGTGCCGGACCTGCGCTCGCGGGTCGTCGTGCGGCGCGTCGTGGGCCCGGCCGACTTCGCCCGCGACCTGCACGCGTGGCGCGGCACCGCGCTCGGCATGGAGCACACGCTGCGCCAGTCCGCGATGTTCCGGCCGGGCGTCAGCTCGCGGCACGTGCCGAACCTGCTGCACGTGGGCGGCGGGACGATGCCCGGCGTCGGAGTGCCGATGGTGCTCATCGGCGCCGAGCTGGTCGCGAAGCGGCTGCTCGGGGAGACGTCGGCGCGCCCGCTGCCGGCGCCGCTGCGGCCCGGGTACCTCGCTGCCGCGCTGCCGCGGGGCCTGTGGAGCGACGTCGCGGCGGACCGCGGGTGA
- a CDS encoding lycopene cyclase domain-containing protein has translation MIGFAYLAALLVSLGCLALCDHRWRLAFFADARRAAWTVGTGVVAFLLWDVAGLLLGIFARGDSPHLTGLLLAPELPVEEAFFLTLLCYVSLLAWRGLERAASARAERARGVGAGGAR, from the coding sequence GTGATCGGGTTCGCGTACCTGGCGGCGCTGCTCGTCTCGCTCGGCTGCCTCGCGCTGTGCGACCACCGGTGGCGGCTGGCGTTCTTCGCCGACGCGCGCCGGGCGGCGTGGACCGTGGGGACCGGGGTCGTCGCGTTCCTGCTGTGGGACGTCGCCGGGCTGCTGCTGGGGATCTTCGCCCGCGGGGACTCGCCGCACCTGACGGGCCTGCTGCTGGCGCCGGAGCTGCCGGTCGAGGAGGCGTTCTTCCTGACGCTGCTCTGCTACGTGTCCCTGCTCGCGTGGCGAGGGCTCGAGCGGGCGGCGTCGGCACGCGCCGAGCGGGCGCGGGGCGTCGGCGCGGGGGGCGCCCGGTGA
- a CDS encoding lycopene cyclase domain-containing protein: protein MTNIVLNAIVLAVLLAVSWPVLRRLRGGPVLGAVAFVCVLTAVFDTLMIEVGLYVFDPDKILGVHVWGAPLEDFAYAIAAAVGMPVLWTALGRTRWGSRRAAEEDAPGA, encoded by the coding sequence GTGACGAACATCGTGCTCAACGCGATCGTGCTCGCGGTGCTGCTCGCCGTGTCGTGGCCCGTCCTGCGCCGGCTGCGCGGCGGTCCGGTGCTCGGCGCGGTCGCGTTCGTCTGCGTGCTCACCGCGGTGTTCGACACGCTCATGATCGAGGTGGGCCTCTACGTGTTCGACCCGGACAAGATCCTCGGCGTGCACGTCTGGGGCGCGCCGCTCGAGGACTTCGCGTACGCCATCGCCGCCGCCGTGGGCATGCCCGTGCTCTGGACGGCGCTGGGCCGGACCCGGTGGGGCTCGCGGCGCGCCGCGGAGGAGGACGCCCCCGGTGCGTGA
- a CDS encoding prenyltransferase, which yields MREVLAASRPFSWINTAYPFAAGWLLATGGRVDVAFVVGTLFFLVPYNLLMYGVNDVFDYASDLRNPRKGGIEGGLVDPARARSVHRRILVACVVTTVPFVVWLLALGSPAAGLVLAVVLFAVVAYSAPGLRFKERPVLDSLTSATHFVGPLLYALVLADAPLTARTTWPVLVAFVLWGMASHAFGAVQDVRADREGGIASVATVLGARPTVRAATATYVLAAAVLLALPWPGVLAALLPLPYAVSTWRFRGVTDADCERANAGWRTFLWLNLVTGFLVTMLLLAVALT from the coding sequence GTGCGTGAGGTGCTCGCCGCGTCGCGGCCGTTCTCGTGGATCAACACCGCCTACCCGTTCGCCGCCGGCTGGCTGCTCGCGACCGGCGGGCGCGTCGACGTGGCGTTCGTCGTCGGGACGCTGTTCTTCCTCGTCCCCTACAACCTGCTGATGTACGGCGTCAACGACGTCTTCGACTACGCCTCCGACCTGCGCAACCCGCGCAAGGGCGGCATCGAGGGCGGGCTCGTCGACCCGGCCCGCGCCCGGAGCGTGCACCGGCGGATCCTCGTCGCGTGCGTCGTCACGACCGTGCCGTTCGTGGTCTGGCTGCTCGCGCTCGGGTCCCCCGCCGCGGGGCTCGTGCTCGCCGTCGTGCTGTTCGCCGTCGTGGCGTACTCCGCGCCCGGGCTGCGGTTCAAGGAGCGGCCGGTCCTCGACTCGCTGACGTCGGCGACCCACTTCGTCGGGCCGCTGCTGTACGCGCTCGTGCTCGCCGACGCGCCGCTGACGGCACGCACGACGTGGCCCGTGCTCGTCGCGTTCGTGCTGTGGGGGATGGCGTCGCACGCGTTCGGTGCGGTGCAGGACGTCCGCGCGGACCGCGAGGGCGGCATCGCGTCGGTGGCGACCGTGCTGGGCGCGCGGCCCACCGTGCGGGCGGCCACCGCCACGTACGTGCTGGCCGCCGCGGTGCTGCTGGCCCTGCCGTGGCCCGGTGTGCTCGCCGCGCTGCTGCCGCTGCCGTACGCGGTGAGCACGTGGCGATTCCGCGGCGTCACGGACGCCGACTGCGAGCGCGCGAACGCCGGCTGGCGCACCTTCCTGTGGCTGAACCTCGTGACCGGGTTCCTCGTGACGATGCTGCTGCTCGCGGTCGCGCTGACCTGA
- a CDS encoding YceI family protein, producing the protein MTEGTQGTTRRWKGMVIPAAGTYVLDAAHKRVGFTAHHMMVSQVRGEFSAAAATIRVGDDPLDSQVTATIRTRTLTTQNEDRDTHLRSADFLDVERWPTIEFRSSRVERRVAEDAIAQWARLRNHLPERSRVATELVERTVSVGGRFTVVGDLTVCGVTREVPLDMHFGGARRDPYGRDIFGFSATTDVNREDFGLSWNVALEAGGWLVGKRVKVEISGEAVREV; encoded by the coding sequence ATGACCGAGGGCACGCAGGGGACGACGCGACGGTGGAAGGGGATGGTCATCCCCGCGGCGGGCACGTACGTGCTCGACGCCGCGCACAAGCGCGTCGGGTTCACGGCGCACCACATGATGGTGAGCCAGGTCCGGGGCGAGTTCTCCGCGGCTGCGGCGACGATCCGCGTCGGCGACGACCCGCTGGACTCCCAGGTGACCGCGACGATCCGCACCCGCACCCTGACGACGCAGAACGAGGACCGCGACACGCACCTGCGCAGCGCGGACTTCCTCGACGTCGAGCGCTGGCCGACGATCGAGTTCCGCAGCAGCCGCGTCGAGCGCCGGGTCGCGGAGGACGCGATCGCGCAGTGGGCGCGGCTGCGCAACCACCTGCCGGAGCGGTCGCGGGTGGCGACGGAGCTCGTCGAGCGGACCGTCAGCGTGGGCGGCCGGTTCACGGTCGTCGGTGACCTGACCGTCTGCGGCGTGACCCGTGAGGTCCCGCTCGACATGCACTTCGGCGGCGCCCGCCGCGACCCGTACGGTCGCGACATCTTCGGGTTCTCCGCGACGACCGACGTCAACCGCGAGGACTTCGGCCTGTCGTGGAACGTGGCCCTCGAGGCGGGCGGCTGGCTGGTGGGCAAGCGCGTGAAGGTCGAGATCAGCGGCGAGGCCGTCCGCGAGGTCTGA
- a CDS encoding glycoside hydrolase family 16 protein: protein MRAAPVHPAPAPRATHPAGRRRRPRTRQLRTRRLTAALTAALVAGAGALAAVTSATSASAVPGDVVWQQEFDGPAGSAPDSRVWNHDLGAGGWGNAELQEYTSSRANSALDGAGNLVITARREADGRYTSARLQTNDKAEIRYGRVEARIQIPRGQGIWPAFWMLGADFPQNAWPGSGEIDIMENIGREPHLVHGTIHGPGYSGGAGLLGTYQHPQGWSFADTFHTFAVDWKPGEITWSVDGQVYHRVTPASLGGRQWVFDKPFFLILNVAVGGQWPGYPDGSTQLPQQMRVDYVRVYDNGATGGGNGGGNGGALPTGTGTIRVDDRLCLDVPWADPRDGNPIQVAGCNGNAAQQWTRGTDGTIRALGKCLDVSGGGTANGTVVQLWTCNGTPAQRWTYDAGARTLRNPQAGRCLDAAGGTPVHDGQRVHLWDCSGAGNQRWTF, encoded by the coding sequence GTGCGCGCTGCACCCGTCCACCCCGCCCCCGCACCCCGGGCGACCCACCCCGCCGGCCGCCGCCGACGGCCCCGCACCCGACAGCTCCGCACCCGCCGGCTGACGGCCGCCCTCACGGCCGCCCTCGTGGCTGGCGCGGGGGCCCTGGCGGCGGTCACCTCCGCCACGTCCGCGAGCGCCGTCCCCGGCGACGTCGTCTGGCAGCAGGAGTTCGACGGCCCCGCCGGGTCGGCCCCCGACAGCCGGGTCTGGAACCACGACCTCGGCGCCGGCGGCTGGGGCAACGCGGAGCTGCAGGAGTACACGTCGTCCCGCGCGAACTCCGCGCTCGACGGCGCCGGCAACCTCGTCATCACGGCCCGCCGCGAGGCCGACGGCCGGTACACGTCCGCCCGCCTGCAGACCAACGACAAGGCCGAGATCCGCTACGGCCGCGTCGAGGCGCGCATCCAGATCCCGCGCGGTCAGGGCATCTGGCCGGCGTTCTGGATGCTCGGCGCGGACTTCCCGCAGAACGCGTGGCCGGGTTCGGGCGAGATCGACATCATGGAGAACATCGGCCGCGAGCCCCACCTGGTGCACGGCACGATCCACGGGCCCGGGTACTCCGGCGGCGCGGGCCTGCTGGGCACGTACCAGCACCCGCAGGGCTGGTCGTTCGCGGACACCTTCCACACGTTCGCGGTCGACTGGAAGCCCGGCGAGATCACGTGGTCGGTCGACGGGCAGGTCTACCACCGGGTGACGCCGGCGAGCCTCGGCGGGCGGCAGTGGGTGTTCGACAAGCCGTTCTTCCTCATCCTGAACGTCGCCGTGGGCGGCCAGTGGCCCGGCTACCCCGACGGCTCGACGCAGCTGCCGCAGCAGATGCGGGTCGACTACGTCCGCGTCTACGACAACGGCGCGACGGGTGGCGGGAACGGCGGCGGGAACGGCGGCGCGCTGCCGACCGGCACGGGCACGATCCGCGTCGACGACCGCCTGTGCCTCGACGTCCCGTGGGCGGACCCGCGCGACGGCAACCCGATCCAGGTGGCCGGCTGCAACGGCAACGCCGCGCAGCAGTGGACGCGCGGCACGGACGGCACGATCCGCGCGCTCGGCAAGTGCCTCGACGTGAGCGGCGGCGGCACGGCCAACGGCACGGTCGTGCAGCTGTGGACGTGCAACGGCACGCCCGCGCAGCGCTGGACCTACGACGCGGGCGCCCGGACGCTGCGCAACCCGCAGGCCGGTCGCTGCCTGGACGCCGCGGGCGGCACCCCCGTCCACGACGGGCAGCGCGTGCACCTGTGGGACTGCTCCGGCGCCGGCAACCAGCGCTGGACCTTCTGA
- a CDS encoding GNAT family N-acetyltransferase has translation MHRPPAGPVRHTWRGPFADHEVDALHAEAFGHDPTGEGWGSRLDRFSLGWVTARDDRGLVGFVNVVWDGGAHAFVVDTAVALRARGGGIGAGLVAVAREQARAAGCEWLHVDFEDRLRGFYLDACGFVPTAAGLMRLR, from the coding sequence GTGCACCGTCCGCCCGCCGGTCCCGTCCGTCACACGTGGCGCGGACCGTTCGCCGACCACGAGGTGGACGCGCTGCACGCCGAGGCGTTCGGGCACGACCCCACCGGCGAGGGCTGGGGCAGCCGGCTCGACCGGTTCAGCCTCGGGTGGGTCACGGCGCGCGACGACCGGGGCCTCGTCGGGTTCGTCAACGTCGTCTGGGACGGCGGCGCGCACGCCTTCGTCGTGGACACGGCCGTCGCGCTGCGCGCACGCGGCGGCGGGATCGGCGCGGGACTCGTCGCGGTGGCCCGCGAGCAGGCCCGCGCCGCGGGCTGCGAGTGGCTGCACGTCGACTTCGAGGACCGGCTGCGCGGCTTCTACCTCGACGCGTGCGGCTTCGTCCCGACCGCCGCCGGGCTCATGAGGCTGCGGTAG
- a CDS encoding GyrI-like domain-containing protein: protein MKVDLKKQIPTYTARRGRFDVVEVPPLGYLMVDGHGDPNTAPGYRDAVASLYPLAYRLKFLLRDEIGLDHVVMPLEALWWADDMAAFTTARDKARWDWTLMIAVPDVVTGAHLAAARAAAARGTHGPLLDAVRLERLDEGLCVQTLHVGPYDAEGPVLAELHERVVPGHGLRLRGRHHEIYLGDARRTAPEKLRTILRQPVERPPA from the coding sequence ATGAAGGTCGACCTGAAGAAGCAGATCCCGACGTACACCGCCCGGCGGGGCCGGTTCGACGTCGTGGAGGTCCCGCCGCTGGGCTACCTGATGGTCGACGGGCACGGCGACCCGAACACCGCGCCCGGGTACCGGGACGCCGTCGCGTCGCTCTACCCGCTGGCCTACCGGCTGAAGTTCCTGCTGCGCGACGAGATCGGGCTCGACCACGTCGTCATGCCGCTCGAGGCGCTGTGGTGGGCCGACGACATGGCGGCGTTCACGACGGCACGCGACAAGGCGCGCTGGGACTGGACCCTGATGATCGCCGTCCCGGACGTCGTCACGGGCGCGCACCTGGCGGCGGCCCGGGCCGCGGCGGCGCGCGGGACGCACGGCCCGCTGCTCGACGCGGTCCGGCTCGAGCGGCTCGACGAGGGGCTGTGCGTGCAGACGCTGCACGTCGGGCCCTACGACGCCGAGGGCCCCGTGCTCGCCGAGCTGCACGAGCGCGTCGTGCCCGGGCACGGGCTGCGCCTGCGGGGCAGGCACCACGAGATCTACCTGGGGGACGCGCGCCGGACGGCGCCCGAGAAGCTGCGGACGATCCTGCGCCAGCCGGTCGAGCGGCCGCCGGCGTAG
- a CDS encoding RtcB family protein has protein sequence MPYTRLSDRLVSWASVLDPVTREQAERTAELPIVHPHVALMPDAHLGKGATVGSVIPTLRALIPAAVGVDIGCGMIAVRTQWTQDELRGARKPLRALREDVERRVPVSAGAANRRLTESAAARVGVLEEAAAAVGLTPDRYVAGWRLQLGTLGSGNHFIEVSVDETGRVWLFLHSGSRGVGNKLAQHHIRVAADVCRRRGITLPDRDLAYVEEGTDEFDAYVRELRWAQDYAVANREEMMDRVVAALAQHVGADVVEHERVNCHHNFTELEHHHGADVWVSRKGAIRARAGDAGLIPGSMGTASYVVVGRGEPESLCSSPHGAGRAYSRSAARRTFTRAQLREAMAGIEYRDTDAFLDEIPAAYKDIDQVMADAADLVEVRHVLRQVVNVKGD, from the coding sequence GTGCCGTACACCCGACTCTCCGACCGGCTCGTCAGCTGGGCCTCGGTCCTCGACCCCGTGACGCGCGAGCAGGCCGAACGGACCGCCGAGCTGCCGATCGTCCACCCGCACGTCGCGCTCATGCCCGATGCGCACCTCGGCAAGGGCGCGACCGTGGGCAGCGTCATCCCGACCCTGCGTGCGCTGATCCCCGCCGCCGTCGGCGTCGACATCGGCTGCGGCATGATCGCGGTCCGCACGCAGTGGACGCAGGACGAGCTGCGCGGAGCCAGGAAGCCCCTGCGCGCGCTGCGCGAGGACGTCGAGCGGCGCGTGCCGGTGTCGGCGGGCGCGGCGAACAGGCGGCTCACCGAGAGCGCGGCCGCGCGCGTCGGCGTGCTCGAGGAGGCGGCCGCGGCGGTCGGGCTCACGCCCGACCGGTACGTCGCCGGGTGGCGTCTGCAGCTCGGGACGCTCGGCTCGGGCAACCACTTCATCGAGGTGTCCGTCGACGAGACCGGGCGGGTGTGGCTGTTCCTGCACTCGGGCTCGCGGGGCGTCGGCAACAAGCTCGCGCAGCACCACATCCGGGTCGCGGCGGACGTGTGCCGCCGGCGTGGGATCACGCTGCCCGACCGGGACCTCGCGTACGTCGAGGAGGGCACCGACGAGTTCGACGCGTACGTGCGCGAGCTGCGCTGGGCGCAGGACTACGCCGTCGCGAACCGCGAGGAGATGATGGACCGGGTCGTGGCCGCGCTCGCGCAGCACGTGGGCGCCGACGTCGTCGAGCACGAGCGCGTCAACTGCCACCACAACTTCACCGAGCTCGAGCACCACCACGGCGCGGACGTCTGGGTCTCCCGCAAGGGCGCGATCCGCGCGCGGGCCGGCGACGCGGGGCTCATCCCGGGGTCCATGGGCACGGCGTCGTACGTGGTGGTCGGCAGGGGCGAGCCGGAGTCGCTGTGCTCGAGCCCGCACGGGGCCGGCCGGGCGTACTCGCGGTCGGCGGCGCGGCGGACGTTCACGCGCGCGCAGCTGCGGGAGGCGATGGCCGGCATCGAGTACCGCGACACCGACGCGTTCCTCGACGAGATCCCGGCCGCGTACAAGGACATCGACCAGGTGATGGCGGACGCCGCCGACCTCGTCGAGGTCCGCCACGTGCTGCGGCAGGTGGTGAACGTCAAGGGGGACTGA
- a CDS encoding MFS transporter yields MTDRQNPSGRSPSPVAPRPAVSAPSPFRSRSFLLLLVAQLLGGSGMWMLRMAADWLVLDLTGSSEAVGVLVALQFLPLLLVGPWGGVLADRHDKRRLVELAQGAQALLAVSLAALTFTGAIAVWHLYVAAALMGLVSAVDQPARQVLVGETVGDAHLQPAVSAMNALNQAGGMIGPAVAGLVIHQWGEGWAFTTNAVVAVCVVSLVLTMRTRDLHLTPRVPPSKGQVREGVRYVRERPRLSWVIVLAGLMGALGMNGPVVLTAFAQDVWDTGPAGFGLYNSVSAVGAFVGVVVAARYVRVRARSVVVASGAFAVTEVVAALAPSPAAFLVMLALVGAATLVFLTTAATLVQLTAEPSVRGRVLALYTPLLLGGHACGGLLQGWLTEELGVRTGLVVTGAFALAATTCVAIALARVRRDGASWSSSSGPARTAPVGSVTPDPRRSAGRCRAAPRATDPRGGIPDA; encoded by the coding sequence GTGACCGACCGCCAGAACCCCTCGGGGCGCAGTCCGAGCCCGGTGGCGCCCCGCCCTGCGGTCAGCGCGCCCTCGCCCTTCCGGTCCCGCAGCTTCCTCCTCCTGCTCGTCGCCCAGCTGCTCGGCGGGAGCGGCATGTGGATGCTGCGGATGGCCGCCGACTGGCTGGTGCTCGACCTCACGGGCAGCTCGGAGGCGGTCGGTGTCCTCGTCGCGCTGCAGTTCCTCCCGCTGCTGCTCGTCGGCCCGTGGGGCGGGGTCCTGGCCGACCGGCACGACAAGCGCAGACTGGTCGAGCTCGCCCAGGGTGCGCAGGCGCTGCTCGCCGTATCGCTCGCCGCGCTGACGTTCACCGGCGCGATCGCGGTCTGGCACCTCTACGTCGCCGCGGCGCTCATGGGGCTGGTCAGCGCGGTCGACCAGCCCGCGCGGCAGGTCCTCGTGGGGGAGACCGTCGGCGACGCCCACCTGCAGCCGGCCGTGTCGGCGATGAACGCGCTCAACCAGGCCGGCGGCATGATCGGCCCGGCGGTCGCCGGCCTCGTGATCCACCAGTGGGGCGAGGGATGGGCATTCACGACGAACGCCGTCGTAGCCGTGTGCGTGGTCTCACTCGTGCTGACGATGCGCACCCGCGACCTCCACCTGACGCCGCGCGTCCCGCCCAGCAAGGGCCAGGTGCGGGAGGGCGTCCGGTACGTGCGCGAGCGTCCCCGTCTGTCGTGGGTCATCGTGCTCGCCGGGCTCATGGGCGCGCTCGGCATGAACGGCCCGGTGGTGCTCACCGCGTTCGCGCAGGACGTCTGGGACACCGGGCCCGCGGGCTTCGGGCTGTACAACAGCGTCAGCGCGGTGGGGGCCTTCGTCGGCGTGGTGGTCGCGGCCCGGTATGTCCGGGTCCGCGCACGCTCCGTCGTCGTCGCGTCGGGGGCGTTCGCGGTGACCGAGGTCGTCGCCGCGCTGGCCCCCTCCCCGGCGGCGTTCCTCGTGATGCTCGCCCTCGTCGGGGCGGCGACCCTGGTGTTCCTCACGACCGCGGCGACGCTGGTCCAGCTCACGGCGGAACCGTCGGTGCGCGGCCGCGTGCTGGCGCTGTACACGCCCCTGCTGCTGGGCGGGCACGCCTGCGGCGGCCTGCTGCAGGGCTGGCTCACCGAGGAGCTCGGCGTCCGGACGGGCCTCGTCGTGACCGGGGCGTTCGCGCTCGCGGCGACGACGTGCGTCGCGATCGCTCTCGCCCGGGTCCGCCGCGACGGTGCGTCGTGGTCGTCGTCGTCCGGACCGGCACGGACGGCTCCGGTCGGATCCGTGACCCCGGATCCTCGCCGGTCCGCAGGGCGCTGCCGTGCGGCGCCGCGCGCGACGGACCCGCGCGGTGGTATCCCGGACGCATGA
- a CDS encoding YchJ family protein, with protein MTTTPPPDDTRCPCGSGDTYGGCCGRFLGGAAHAPTAEALMRSRYTAFATGDAAYLRATWHPSRRPARVDLDDGTVWRRLDVLRTDAGGPFDDAGVVEFVARYRGPDGPGLLHERSRFVREGGRWFYVDGAAGR; from the coding sequence ATGACCACGACGCCACCGCCCGACGACACCCGCTGCCCCTGCGGTTCCGGGGACACCTACGGCGGCTGCTGCGGCCGGTTCCTCGGGGGTGCGGCGCACGCCCCGACGGCCGAGGCGCTCATGCGCTCGCGGTACACGGCCTTCGCGACCGGCGACGCGGCGTACCTGCGTGCGACGTGGCACCCGAGCCGGCGGCCCGCCCGCGTCGACCTCGACGACGGCACGGTGTGGCGGCGCCTCGACGTGCTGCGCACCGACGCCGGCGGGCCGTTCGACGACGCCGGCGTGGTCGAGTTCGTCGCGCGGTACCGGGGCCCCGACGGGCCGGGGCTGCTGCACGAGCGCAGCCGGTTCGTCCGCGAGGGCGGGCGGTGGTTCTACGTCGACGGTGCCGCCGGCCGCTGA
- a CDS encoding RNA polymerase sigma factor, whose translation MSADEARAAAERAARDSYGRLLALLAAAAGDVTLAEDALATAFEQALRTWPGAGVPRNPDGWLLTVARNRVRDVWRSAAHRTSTPLDEAAAATADPLADVDPDAVPDRRLALLLVCAHPAIAADVRTPLMLQTVLGLEAAQVAGLFAVAPATMAQRLVRAKRRITAARIPFAVPDRSALTERLPAVLEAVYGGAAATWRQDGRGLAGEVQHLAVTLAALLDDEPEAWALAALVTFALARRLPGPFVPLDEQDATAWDPALVAEAEAYLLRADRPGPPGRFRLEAAIQAVHCDRRRTGTTDWAALRTLYRALDAVAPSLGARVALAPVVGRLDGPDAGLAALPPEPVPAFQPWWAARADLLARGGHAAEASTAWARAAELTDDADVRAYLRARAAAPAGR comes from the coding sequence GTGAGCGCCGACGAGGCCCGGGCGGCCGCCGAGCGCGCCGCCCGGGACTCGTACGGCCGCCTGCTGGCGCTGCTCGCCGCGGCCGCCGGGGACGTCACCCTCGCCGAGGACGCGCTCGCGACGGCCTTCGAGCAGGCGCTACGCACGTGGCCGGGCGCCGGCGTCCCGCGCAACCCCGACGGCTGGCTCCTGACCGTGGCCCGCAACCGCGTCCGCGACGTGTGGCGCTCCGCCGCCCACCGCACGTCGACCCCGCTCGACGAGGCGGCCGCCGCGACCGCCGACCCGCTGGCCGACGTCGACCCCGACGCGGTCCCCGACCGCCGGCTCGCGCTGCTCCTGGTGTGCGCGCACCCCGCGATCGCGGCGGACGTCCGCACGCCGCTCATGCTGCAGACCGTCCTCGGGCTCGAGGCGGCGCAGGTCGCCGGGCTGTTCGCCGTCGCGCCGGCGACGATGGCGCAGCGGCTCGTGCGTGCGAAGCGCCGGATCACGGCCGCACGCATCCCGTTCGCCGTGCCGGACCGGTCGGCGCTGACGGAGCGGCTGCCCGCCGTGCTGGAGGCGGTCTACGGCGGTGCCGCGGCGACGTGGCGGCAGGACGGCCGGGGGCTCGCCGGCGAGGTGCAGCACCTGGCGGTCACGCTGGCGGCCCTGCTCGACGACGAGCCGGAGGCGTGGGCGCTCGCGGCGCTGGTCACGTTCGCGCTGGCGCGCCGGCTCCCCGGCCCGTTCGTCCCGCTGGACGAGCAGGACGCGACCGCGTGGGACCCGGCGCTGGTCGCCGAGGCCGAGGCGTACCTGCTCCGCGCCGACCGGCCGGGCCCGCCCGGGCGGTTCCGGCTGGAGGCGGCGATCCAGGCGGTGCACTGCGACCGCCGACGCACGGGCACCACCGACTGGGCGGCGCTGCGCACGCTGTACCGCGCGCTGGACGCGGTGGCGCCGAGCCTGGGCGCCCGCGTGGCGCTCGCCCCGGTCGTCGGCCGGCTCGACGGGCCGGACGCGGGCCTCGCCGCACTGCCCCCCGAGCCGGTGCCGGCGTTCCAGCCCTGGTGGGCGGCGCGCGCCGACCTGCTCGCGCGCGGCGGGCACGCCGCCGAGGCGTCCACGGCGTGGGCGCGGGCGGCCGAGCTCACGGACGACGCGGACGTGCGCGCCTACCTGCGCGCCCGGGCGGCCGCACCCGCCGGCCGCTGA